One segment of Panicum virgatum strain AP13 chromosome 1K, P.virgatum_v5, whole genome shotgun sequence DNA contains the following:
- the LOC120700550 gene encoding alpha-terpineol synthase, chloroplastic-like isoform X4: MQGTVTMTTLSLRPAGQCNGSCLLAPATARQPRISWWRRQQRQTTLHRQQMQQCSVATLHNDKVDDRLGKNPCNFHPPIWGDFFLHYYDAAASSKQQTWMVERADEVTQDVAKIVASSVAWDLHHRLQLIDALERLCWDHLFEDDINAALTQIRTVNLTSCDLHTVAMWFYLLRKHGHRVSPDVFVRFKDQEGSFLANNPVELLSLYNAAHLGIHGEIILDEAVVFTRTHLEAILPSLEGSLAHEIKCALEIPLPRRVRIYESKYYVSTFEKDVTVHDTVLQLAKLNSNIMQLHHQQELEIITRWWKGLEIESKLPFARDRVVECYFWMSGVYFEPCQSRGRIILTMMIAIIAIFDDIFDYYGTMEACELLTNCVERWDTKFGDGLQDCMKHALGKNFDSYEAMDHELARDEKYSMAYLKNFTIDLIRGYNKEVKMREEGYIPRTVNEHLQVSLRTGACHLLACASFVGMDDIATKDSFDWVSTMPKIVKDLCIILRLLDDLQSYEQEQLTPHVASTIKSYMKEHNVSIQIARKKIEELKEDTWKDFNHEWLNPDNGVPRQLLESIFNMTRTMEFMYNQDDNFTNCQNLKDTIHLLFVEPFAISF; this comes from the exons ATGCAAGGCACTGTGACGATGACCACCTTATCCCTGAGACCTGCAGGGCAGTGCAATGGGAGCTGCCTGCTCGCACCTGCCACAGCACGGCAACCACGTATTTCTTGGTGGCGTCGGCAGCAGAGGCAAACCACGCTGCATCGCCAGCAAATGCAACAGTGTTCAGTGGCAACATTACACAATGATAAGGTTGACGATCGCTTGGGCAAGAATCCATGCAATTTTCATCCTCCTATATGGGGAGATTTCTTCCTACACTACTACGACGCAGCAGCTTCCTCCAAACAGCAG ACGTGGATGGTAGAACGAGCAGATGAAGTGACGCAAGACGTGGCAAAAATAGTAGCAAGTTCAGTTGCTTGGGACCTTCATCATAGGCTACAACTTATCGATGCGCTGGAGCGTCTGTGCTGGGATCATTTGTTCGAAGATGACATTAATGCTGCACTGACTCAAATTAGGACAGTTAATCTTACTTCCTGTGATCTTCACACGGTAGCTATGTGGTTTTATCTGCTTCGTAAGCACGGACACAGAGTTTCACCAG ATGTGTTTGTGAGGTTCAAAGATCAAGAGGGGAGCTTTCTTGCGAACAATCCAGTGGAGCTATTGAGTCTGTATAATGCTGCACACCTCGGAATACATGGAGAGATAATACTAGATGAAGCCGTAGTATTTACCAGAACTCATTTAGAAGCAATATTACCCTCGCTGGAAGGATCATTAGCACATGAAATCAAATGTGCACTTGAGATTCCCCTCCCTAGAAGGGTAAGAATTTACGAGTCAAAGTATTATGTCTCCACATTTGAGAAAGATGTTACAGTGCATGACACAGTACTGCAACTTGCAAAGTTAAATTCTAATATTATGCAGTTGCATCATCAGCAGGAATTGGAAATCATTACAAG ATGGTGGAAGGGTCTAGAGATTGAGTCAAAGCTTCCATTTGCCCGGGATAGAGTCGTTGAGTGCTATTTTTGGATGTCAGGAGTATATTTTGAACCATGCCAGTCACGAGGCCGAATCATATTGACTATGATGATTGCTATAATCGCCATATTTGATGATATCTTTGATTACTATGGAACTATGGAAGCGTGTGAGTTACTCACCAACTGCGTAGAAAG ATGGGATACAAAATTTGGTGATGGACTCCAGGATTGCATGAAGCATGCGCTTGGAAAAAATTTTGATAGCTATGAAGCCATGGACCATGAGCTAGCGCGGGATGAGAAATATAGCATGGCCTACCTGAAAAACTTT ACAATAGATCTGATTAGAGGCTACAACAAGGAGGTAAAAATGCGTGAAGAAGGATATATTCCAAGAACGGTCAATGAGCATCTACAGGTTTCACTAAGGACTGGTGCATGTCACCTGTTGGCGTGCGCTTCCTTTGTTGGAATGGACGACATAGCAACGAAGGACTCTTTTGATTGGGTTTCTACCATGCCTAAAATTGTAAAGGATCTTTGCATAATATTGAGACTATTGGATGATCTCCAGTCATATGAG CAAGAGCAACTAACGCCTCATGTTGCTTCAACCATCAAAAGCTACATGAAAGAGCACAATGTCTCAATTCAGATTGCACGCAAGAAGATAGAGGAACTTAAAGAGGATACATGGAAAGATTTTAACCATGAGTGGTTGAACCCTGATAATGGAGTGCCCAGGCAGCTACTGGAGAGCATATTCAACATGACCAGGACGATGGAATTCATGTACAACCAGGATGATAATTTCACTAACTGTCAGAACCTCAAGGATACCATCCATTTGTTATTTGTGGAGCCCTTTGCTATCTCCTTCTAG
- the LOC120700550 gene encoding alpha-terpineol synthase, chloroplastic-like isoform X5 produces the protein MVERADEVTQDVAKIVASSVAWDLHHRLQLIDALERLCWDHLFEDDINAALTQIRTVNLTSCDLHTVAMWFYLLRKHGHRVSPDVFVRFKDQEGSFLANNPVELLSLYNAAHLGIHGEIILDEAVVFTRTHLEAILPSLEGSLAHEIKCALEIPLPRRVRIYESKYYVSTFEKDVTVHDTVLQLAKLNSNIMQLHHQQELEIITRWWKGLEIESKLPFARDRVVECYFWMSGVYFEPCQSRGRIILTMMIAIIAIFDDIFDYYGTMEACELLTNCVERWDTKFGDGLQDCMKHALGKNFDSYEAMDHELARDEKYSMAYLKNFTIDLIRGYNKEVKMREEGYIPRTVNEHLQVSLRTGACHLLACASFVGMDDIATKDSFDWVSTMPKIVKDLCIILRLLDDLQSYEVMLISWVYALLAGAYEILKQYGYINALRFRVCVYYNHSSLILLKLYKVFYDYITNSNLCMQQEQLTPHVASTIKSYMKEHNVSIQIARKKIEELKEDTWKDFNHEWLNPDNGVPRQLLESIFNMTRTMEFMYNQDDNFTNCQNLKDTIHLLFVEPFAISF, from the exons ATGGTAGAACGAGCAGATGAAGTGACGCAAGACGTGGCAAAAATAGTAGCAAGTTCAGTTGCTTGGGACCTTCATCATAGGCTACAACTTATCGATGCGCTGGAGCGTCTGTGCTGGGATCATTTGTTCGAAGATGACATTAATGCTGCACTGACTCAAATTAGGACAGTTAATCTTACTTCCTGTGATCTTCACACGGTAGCTATGTGGTTTTATCTGCTTCGTAAGCACGGACACAGAGTTTCACCAG ATGTGTTTGTGAGGTTCAAAGATCAAGAGGGGAGCTTTCTTGCGAACAATCCAGTGGAGCTATTGAGTCTGTATAATGCTGCACACCTCGGAATACATGGAGAGATAATACTAGATGAAGCCGTAGTATTTACCAGAACTCATTTAGAAGCAATATTACCCTCGCTGGAAGGATCATTAGCACATGAAATCAAATGTGCACTTGAGATTCCCCTCCCTAGAAGGGTAAGAATTTACGAGTCAAAGTATTATGTCTCCACATTTGAGAAAGATGTTACAGTGCATGACACAGTACTGCAACTTGCAAAGTTAAATTCTAATATTATGCAGTTGCATCATCAGCAGGAATTGGAAATCATTACAAG ATGGTGGAAGGGTCTAGAGATTGAGTCAAAGCTTCCATTTGCCCGGGATAGAGTCGTTGAGTGCTATTTTTGGATGTCAGGAGTATATTTTGAACCATGCCAGTCACGAGGCCGAATCATATTGACTATGATGATTGCTATAATCGCCATATTTGATGATATCTTTGATTACTATGGAACTATGGAAGCGTGTGAGTTACTCACCAACTGCGTAGAAAG ATGGGATACAAAATTTGGTGATGGACTCCAGGATTGCATGAAGCATGCGCTTGGAAAAAATTTTGATAGCTATGAAGCCATGGACCATGAGCTAGCGCGGGATGAGAAATATAGCATGGCCTACCTGAAAAACTTT ACAATAGATCTGATTAGAGGCTACAACAAGGAGGTAAAAATGCGTGAAGAAGGATATATTCCAAGAACGGTCAATGAGCATCTACAGGTTTCACTAAGGACTGGTGCATGTCACCTGTTGGCGTGCGCTTCCTTTGTTGGAATGGACGACATAGCAACGAAGGACTCTTTTGATTGGGTTTCTACCATGCCTAAAATTGTAAAGGATCTTTGCATAATATTGAGACTATTGGATGATCTCCAGTCATATGAGGTAATGCTTATTTCTTGGGTCTATGCTCTTCTAGCAGGTGCTTATGAGATTCTCAAACAATATGGCTACATTAATGCATTACGGTTtc gtgtgtgtgtgtattatAATCACTCTTCCTTAATTTTACTGAAATTGTACAAGGTGTTTTATGATTACATTACAAATTCAAACTTGTGCATGCAGCAAGAGCAACTAACGCCTCATGTTGCTTCAACCATCAAAAGCTACATGAAAGAGCACAATGTCTCAATTCAGATTGCACGCAAGAAGATAGAGGAACTTAAAGAGGATACATGGAAAGATTTTAACCATGAGTGGTTGAACCCTGATAATGGAGTGCCCAGGCAGCTACTGGAGAGCATATTCAACATGACCAGGACGATGGAATTCATGTACAACCAGGATGATAATTTCACTAACTGTCAGAACCTCAAGGATACCATCCATTTGTTATTTGTGGAGCCCTTTGCTATCTCCTTCTAG
- the LOC120700550 gene encoding alpha-terpineol synthase, chloroplastic-like isoform X1: MQGTVTMTTLSLRPAGQCNGSCLLAPATARQPRISWWRRQQRQTTLHRQQMQQCSVATLHNDKVDDRLGKNPCNFHPPIWGDFFLHYYDAAASSKQQQTWMVERADEVTQDVAKIVASSVAWDLHHRLQLIDALERLCWDHLFEDDINAALTQIRTVNLTSCDLHTVAMWFYLLRKHGHRVSPDVFVRFKDQEGSFLANNPVELLSLYNAAHLGIHGEIILDEAVVFTRTHLEAILPSLEGSLAHEIKCALEIPLPRRVRIYESKYYVSTFEKDVTVHDTVLQLAKLNSNIMQLHHQQELEIITRWWKGLEIESKLPFARDRVVECYFWMSGVYFEPCQSRGRIILTMMIAIIAIFDDIFDYYGTMEACELLTNCVERWDTKFGDGLQDCMKHALGKNFDSYEAMDHELARDEKYSMAYLKNFTIDLIRGYNKEVKMREEGYIPRTVNEHLQVSLRTGACHLLACASFVGMDDIATKDSFDWVSTMPKIVKDLCIILRLLDDLQSYEVMLISWVYALLAGAYEILKQYGYINALRFRVCVYYNHSSLILLKLYKVFYDYITNSNLCMQQEQLTPHVASTIKSYMKEHNVSIQIARKKIEELKEDTWKDFNHEWLNPDNGVPRQLLESIFNMTRTMEFMYNQDDNFTNCQNLKDTIHLLFVEPFAISF; this comes from the exons ATGCAAGGCACTGTGACGATGACCACCTTATCCCTGAGACCTGCAGGGCAGTGCAATGGGAGCTGCCTGCTCGCACCTGCCACAGCACGGCAACCACGTATTTCTTGGTGGCGTCGGCAGCAGAGGCAAACCACGCTGCATCGCCAGCAAATGCAACAGTGTTCAGTGGCAACATTACACAATGATAAGGTTGACGATCGCTTGGGCAAGAATCCATGCAATTTTCATCCTCCTATATGGGGAGATTTCTTCCTACACTACTACGACGCAGCAGCTTCCTCCAAACAGCAG CAGACGTGGATGGTAGAACGAGCAGATGAAGTGACGCAAGACGTGGCAAAAATAGTAGCAAGTTCAGTTGCTTGGGACCTTCATCATAGGCTACAACTTATCGATGCGCTGGAGCGTCTGTGCTGGGATCATTTGTTCGAAGATGACATTAATGCTGCACTGACTCAAATTAGGACAGTTAATCTTACTTCCTGTGATCTTCACACGGTAGCTATGTGGTTTTATCTGCTTCGTAAGCACGGACACAGAGTTTCACCAG ATGTGTTTGTGAGGTTCAAAGATCAAGAGGGGAGCTTTCTTGCGAACAATCCAGTGGAGCTATTGAGTCTGTATAATGCTGCACACCTCGGAATACATGGAGAGATAATACTAGATGAAGCCGTAGTATTTACCAGAACTCATTTAGAAGCAATATTACCCTCGCTGGAAGGATCATTAGCACATGAAATCAAATGTGCACTTGAGATTCCCCTCCCTAGAAGGGTAAGAATTTACGAGTCAAAGTATTATGTCTCCACATTTGAGAAAGATGTTACAGTGCATGACACAGTACTGCAACTTGCAAAGTTAAATTCTAATATTATGCAGTTGCATCATCAGCAGGAATTGGAAATCATTACAAG ATGGTGGAAGGGTCTAGAGATTGAGTCAAAGCTTCCATTTGCCCGGGATAGAGTCGTTGAGTGCTATTTTTGGATGTCAGGAGTATATTTTGAACCATGCCAGTCACGAGGCCGAATCATATTGACTATGATGATTGCTATAATCGCCATATTTGATGATATCTTTGATTACTATGGAACTATGGAAGCGTGTGAGTTACTCACCAACTGCGTAGAAAG ATGGGATACAAAATTTGGTGATGGACTCCAGGATTGCATGAAGCATGCGCTTGGAAAAAATTTTGATAGCTATGAAGCCATGGACCATGAGCTAGCGCGGGATGAGAAATATAGCATGGCCTACCTGAAAAACTTT ACAATAGATCTGATTAGAGGCTACAACAAGGAGGTAAAAATGCGTGAAGAAGGATATATTCCAAGAACGGTCAATGAGCATCTACAGGTTTCACTAAGGACTGGTGCATGTCACCTGTTGGCGTGCGCTTCCTTTGTTGGAATGGACGACATAGCAACGAAGGACTCTTTTGATTGGGTTTCTACCATGCCTAAAATTGTAAAGGATCTTTGCATAATATTGAGACTATTGGATGATCTCCAGTCATATGAGGTAATGCTTATTTCTTGGGTCTATGCTCTTCTAGCAGGTGCTTATGAGATTCTCAAACAATATGGCTACATTAATGCATTACGGTTtc gtgtgtgtgtgtattatAATCACTCTTCCTTAATTTTACTGAAATTGTACAAGGTGTTTTATGATTACATTACAAATTCAAACTTGTGCATGCAGCAAGAGCAACTAACGCCTCATGTTGCTTCAACCATCAAAAGCTACATGAAAGAGCACAATGTCTCAATTCAGATTGCACGCAAGAAGATAGAGGAACTTAAAGAGGATACATGGAAAGATTTTAACCATGAGTGGTTGAACCCTGATAATGGAGTGCCCAGGCAGCTACTGGAGAGCATATTCAACATGACCAGGACGATGGAATTCATGTACAACCAGGATGATAATTTCACTAACTGTCAGAACCTCAAGGATACCATCCATTTGTTATTTGTGGAGCCCTTTGCTATCTCCTTCTAG
- the LOC120700550 gene encoding alpha-terpineol synthase, chloroplastic-like isoform X3 has product MQGTVTMTTLSLRPAGQCNGSCLLAPATARQPRISWWRRQQRQTTLHRQQMQQCSVATLHNDKVDDRLGKNPCNFHPPIWGDFFLHYYDAAASSKQQQTWMVERADEVTQDVAKIVASSVAWDLHHRLQLIDALERLCWDHLFEDDINAALTQIRTVNLTSCDLHTVAMWFYLLRKHGHRVSPDVFVRFKDQEGSFLANNPVELLSLYNAAHLGIHGEIILDEAVVFTRTHLEAILPSLEGSLAHEIKCALEIPLPRRVRIYESKYYVSTFEKDVTVHDTVLQLAKLNSNIMQLHHQQELEIITRWWKGLEIESKLPFARDRVVECYFWMSGVYFEPCQSRGRIILTMMIAIIAIFDDIFDYYGTMEACELLTNCVERWDTKFGDGLQDCMKHALGKNFDSYEAMDHELARDEKYSMAYLKNFTIDLIRGYNKEVKMREEGYIPRTVNEHLQVSLRTGACHLLACASFVGMDDIATKDSFDWVSTMPKIVKDLCIILRLLDDLQSYEQEQLTPHVASTIKSYMKEHNVSIQIARKKIEELKEDTWKDFNHEWLNPDNGVPRQLLESIFNMTRTMEFMYNQDDNFTNCQNLKDTIHLLFVEPFAISF; this is encoded by the exons ATGCAAGGCACTGTGACGATGACCACCTTATCCCTGAGACCTGCAGGGCAGTGCAATGGGAGCTGCCTGCTCGCACCTGCCACAGCACGGCAACCACGTATTTCTTGGTGGCGTCGGCAGCAGAGGCAAACCACGCTGCATCGCCAGCAAATGCAACAGTGTTCAGTGGCAACATTACACAATGATAAGGTTGACGATCGCTTGGGCAAGAATCCATGCAATTTTCATCCTCCTATATGGGGAGATTTCTTCCTACACTACTACGACGCAGCAGCTTCCTCCAAACAGCAG CAGACGTGGATGGTAGAACGAGCAGATGAAGTGACGCAAGACGTGGCAAAAATAGTAGCAAGTTCAGTTGCTTGGGACCTTCATCATAGGCTACAACTTATCGATGCGCTGGAGCGTCTGTGCTGGGATCATTTGTTCGAAGATGACATTAATGCTGCACTGACTCAAATTAGGACAGTTAATCTTACTTCCTGTGATCTTCACACGGTAGCTATGTGGTTTTATCTGCTTCGTAAGCACGGACACAGAGTTTCACCAG ATGTGTTTGTGAGGTTCAAAGATCAAGAGGGGAGCTTTCTTGCGAACAATCCAGTGGAGCTATTGAGTCTGTATAATGCTGCACACCTCGGAATACATGGAGAGATAATACTAGATGAAGCCGTAGTATTTACCAGAACTCATTTAGAAGCAATATTACCCTCGCTGGAAGGATCATTAGCACATGAAATCAAATGTGCACTTGAGATTCCCCTCCCTAGAAGGGTAAGAATTTACGAGTCAAAGTATTATGTCTCCACATTTGAGAAAGATGTTACAGTGCATGACACAGTACTGCAACTTGCAAAGTTAAATTCTAATATTATGCAGTTGCATCATCAGCAGGAATTGGAAATCATTACAAG ATGGTGGAAGGGTCTAGAGATTGAGTCAAAGCTTCCATTTGCCCGGGATAGAGTCGTTGAGTGCTATTTTTGGATGTCAGGAGTATATTTTGAACCATGCCAGTCACGAGGCCGAATCATATTGACTATGATGATTGCTATAATCGCCATATTTGATGATATCTTTGATTACTATGGAACTATGGAAGCGTGTGAGTTACTCACCAACTGCGTAGAAAG ATGGGATACAAAATTTGGTGATGGACTCCAGGATTGCATGAAGCATGCGCTTGGAAAAAATTTTGATAGCTATGAAGCCATGGACCATGAGCTAGCGCGGGATGAGAAATATAGCATGGCCTACCTGAAAAACTTT ACAATAGATCTGATTAGAGGCTACAACAAGGAGGTAAAAATGCGTGAAGAAGGATATATTCCAAGAACGGTCAATGAGCATCTACAGGTTTCACTAAGGACTGGTGCATGTCACCTGTTGGCGTGCGCTTCCTTTGTTGGAATGGACGACATAGCAACGAAGGACTCTTTTGATTGGGTTTCTACCATGCCTAAAATTGTAAAGGATCTTTGCATAATATTGAGACTATTGGATGATCTCCAGTCATATGAG CAAGAGCAACTAACGCCTCATGTTGCTTCAACCATCAAAAGCTACATGAAAGAGCACAATGTCTCAATTCAGATTGCACGCAAGAAGATAGAGGAACTTAAAGAGGATACATGGAAAGATTTTAACCATGAGTGGTTGAACCCTGATAATGGAGTGCCCAGGCAGCTACTGGAGAGCATATTCAACATGACCAGGACGATGGAATTCATGTACAACCAGGATGATAATTTCACTAACTGTCAGAACCTCAAGGATACCATCCATTTGTTATTTGTGGAGCCCTTTGCTATCTCCTTCTAG
- the LOC120700550 gene encoding alpha-terpineol synthase, chloroplastic-like isoform X2, which yields MQGTVTMTTLSLRPAGQCNGSCLLAPATARQPRISWWRRQQRQTTLHRQQMQQCSVATLHNDKVDDRLGKNPCNFHPPIWGDFFLHYYDAAASSKQQTWMVERADEVTQDVAKIVASSVAWDLHHRLQLIDALERLCWDHLFEDDINAALTQIRTVNLTSCDLHTVAMWFYLLRKHGHRVSPDVFVRFKDQEGSFLANNPVELLSLYNAAHLGIHGEIILDEAVVFTRTHLEAILPSLEGSLAHEIKCALEIPLPRRVRIYESKYYVSTFEKDVTVHDTVLQLAKLNSNIMQLHHQQELEIITRWWKGLEIESKLPFARDRVVECYFWMSGVYFEPCQSRGRIILTMMIAIIAIFDDIFDYYGTMEACELLTNCVERWDTKFGDGLQDCMKHALGKNFDSYEAMDHELARDEKYSMAYLKNFTIDLIRGYNKEVKMREEGYIPRTVNEHLQVSLRTGACHLLACASFVGMDDIATKDSFDWVSTMPKIVKDLCIILRLLDDLQSYEVMLISWVYALLAGAYEILKQYGYINALRFRVCVYYNHSSLILLKLYKVFYDYITNSNLCMQQEQLTPHVASTIKSYMKEHNVSIQIARKKIEELKEDTWKDFNHEWLNPDNGVPRQLLESIFNMTRTMEFMYNQDDNFTNCQNLKDTIHLLFVEPFAISF from the exons ATGCAAGGCACTGTGACGATGACCACCTTATCCCTGAGACCTGCAGGGCAGTGCAATGGGAGCTGCCTGCTCGCACCTGCCACAGCACGGCAACCACGTATTTCTTGGTGGCGTCGGCAGCAGAGGCAAACCACGCTGCATCGCCAGCAAATGCAACAGTGTTCAGTGGCAACATTACACAATGATAAGGTTGACGATCGCTTGGGCAAGAATCCATGCAATTTTCATCCTCCTATATGGGGAGATTTCTTCCTACACTACTACGACGCAGCAGCTTCCTCCAAACAGCAG ACGTGGATGGTAGAACGAGCAGATGAAGTGACGCAAGACGTGGCAAAAATAGTAGCAAGTTCAGTTGCTTGGGACCTTCATCATAGGCTACAACTTATCGATGCGCTGGAGCGTCTGTGCTGGGATCATTTGTTCGAAGATGACATTAATGCTGCACTGACTCAAATTAGGACAGTTAATCTTACTTCCTGTGATCTTCACACGGTAGCTATGTGGTTTTATCTGCTTCGTAAGCACGGACACAGAGTTTCACCAG ATGTGTTTGTGAGGTTCAAAGATCAAGAGGGGAGCTTTCTTGCGAACAATCCAGTGGAGCTATTGAGTCTGTATAATGCTGCACACCTCGGAATACATGGAGAGATAATACTAGATGAAGCCGTAGTATTTACCAGAACTCATTTAGAAGCAATATTACCCTCGCTGGAAGGATCATTAGCACATGAAATCAAATGTGCACTTGAGATTCCCCTCCCTAGAAGGGTAAGAATTTACGAGTCAAAGTATTATGTCTCCACATTTGAGAAAGATGTTACAGTGCATGACACAGTACTGCAACTTGCAAAGTTAAATTCTAATATTATGCAGTTGCATCATCAGCAGGAATTGGAAATCATTACAAG ATGGTGGAAGGGTCTAGAGATTGAGTCAAAGCTTCCATTTGCCCGGGATAGAGTCGTTGAGTGCTATTTTTGGATGTCAGGAGTATATTTTGAACCATGCCAGTCACGAGGCCGAATCATATTGACTATGATGATTGCTATAATCGCCATATTTGATGATATCTTTGATTACTATGGAACTATGGAAGCGTGTGAGTTACTCACCAACTGCGTAGAAAG ATGGGATACAAAATTTGGTGATGGACTCCAGGATTGCATGAAGCATGCGCTTGGAAAAAATTTTGATAGCTATGAAGCCATGGACCATGAGCTAGCGCGGGATGAGAAATATAGCATGGCCTACCTGAAAAACTTT ACAATAGATCTGATTAGAGGCTACAACAAGGAGGTAAAAATGCGTGAAGAAGGATATATTCCAAGAACGGTCAATGAGCATCTACAGGTTTCACTAAGGACTGGTGCATGTCACCTGTTGGCGTGCGCTTCCTTTGTTGGAATGGACGACATAGCAACGAAGGACTCTTTTGATTGGGTTTCTACCATGCCTAAAATTGTAAAGGATCTTTGCATAATATTGAGACTATTGGATGATCTCCAGTCATATGAGGTAATGCTTATTTCTTGGGTCTATGCTCTTCTAGCAGGTGCTTATGAGATTCTCAAACAATATGGCTACATTAATGCATTACGGTTtc gtgtgtgtgtgtattatAATCACTCTTCCTTAATTTTACTGAAATTGTACAAGGTGTTTTATGATTACATTACAAATTCAAACTTGTGCATGCAGCAAGAGCAACTAACGCCTCATGTTGCTTCAACCATCAAAAGCTACATGAAAGAGCACAATGTCTCAATTCAGATTGCACGCAAGAAGATAGAGGAACTTAAAGAGGATACATGGAAAGATTTTAACCATGAGTGGTTGAACCCTGATAATGGAGTGCCCAGGCAGCTACTGGAGAGCATATTCAACATGACCAGGACGATGGAATTCATGTACAACCAGGATGATAATTTCACTAACTGTCAGAACCTCAAGGATACCATCCATTTGTTATTTGTGGAGCCCTTTGCTATCTCCTTCTAG